From the genome of Papaver somniferum cultivar HN1 chromosome 2, ASM357369v1, whole genome shotgun sequence, one region includes:
- the LOC113348547 gene encoding probable beta-1,3-galactosyltransferase 2 isoform X1, which translates to MSYKSRGSGGIELPSRSSVSKKWTLFLCLCCFLAGMFFTNRMWDIPDGDGTTSTVSTMDTKINQDSDGCITKLRDLKREPRDNLGEDSNDAVQALDNTISNLEMEIAVARATQESVLNGSPVSEGLNDIESTGKRKYLMVIGINTAFSSRKRRDSVRATWMPYGDKRKRLEEEKGIIIRFVIGHSSTYGGILDKAMEAEERKHGDFLRLDHVEGYLELSAKTKIYFATAFSMWDAEFYIKVDDDVHVNIGTLGTTLAMHQSKKRVYIGCMKSGPVLAHKGVRYHEPEYWKFGEEGNKYFRHATGQLYAISNGLARYISINRHLLHKYANEDVSLGAWFIGLDVEHIDDRRLCCGTPPDCEWKAQAGNLCVASFDWSCSGICRSHDRIKEVHRRCGEGENVLWSSTF; encoded by the exons ATGTCTTACAAAAGTAGAGGAAGTGGAGGAATTGAGTTGCCTTCAAGAAGTTCTGTTTCTAAGAAATGGACTCTTTTTCTTTGTCTTTGCTGTTTTTTAGCTGGAATGTTCTTCACTAACAG GATGTGGGATATTCCTGACGGAGATGGAACTACATCGACAGTGAGTACGATGGACACAAAGATTAATCAGGATTCAGATGGTTGCATAACAAAGCTT AGGGATTTGAAGCGGGAACCACGGGATAATCTAGGGGAGGACAGTAATGATGCTGTACA GGCATTGGATAACACGATTTCAAATCTGGAGATGGAAATAGCTGTCGCGAGGGCAACACAAGAGTCTGTACTCAATGGGTCTCCTGTATCAGAAGGTCTGAATGATATCGAATCAACTGGGAAAAGAAAATATTTAATGGTTATCGGAATAAATACTGCTTTTAGTAGCAGAAAAAGGAGAGATTCAGTTCGTGCTACGTGGATGCCATATG GTGATAAAAGAAAGCGCCTGGAGGaagagaagggtatcattattcGCTTTGTTATTGGCCACAG CTCCACTTATGGTGGTATCCTGGACAAAGCTATGGAGGCAGAGGAGAGAAAACATGGGGACTTCCTTAGGCTG GATCATGTTGAAGGGTACCTTGAGTTATCTGCTAAGACGAAAATTTATTTTGCTACTGCTTTTTCTATGTGGGATGCAGAGTTTTACATCAAGGTCGATGATGATGTGCACGTAAATATAG GAACACTTGGAACAACGTTAGCTATGCATCAGTCAAAGAAACGGGTGTACATTGGGTGCATGAAATCCGGCCCGGTCCTCGCACACAA GGGAGTCAGATACCATGAACCTGAGTACTGGAAATTTGGCGAGGAAGGCAACAAATATTTCCGCCATGCTACTGGTCAGTTATATGCAATCTCGAATGGTTTGGCCAGATATATATCCATTAACCG ACACTTGCTACACAAGTACGCAAATGAAGATGTTTCATTGGGAGCTTGGTTTATTGGTTTAGATGTGGAGCACATTGATGATCGCAGGCTCTGTTGTGGTACCCCTCCAG ATTGTGAGTGGAAGGCTCAAGCAGGCAATCTTTGCGTTGCTTCTTTCGACTGGAGCTGTAGTGGGATTTGTAGATCTCATGACAGGATCAAGGAAGTTCACCGGCGGTGTGGGGAAGGTGAGAATGTTTTATGGAGTTCGACATTCTAA
- the LOC113348547 gene encoding probable beta-1,3-galactosyltransferase 2 isoform X2 produces the protein MSYKSRGSGGIELPSRSSVSKKWTLFLCLCCFLAGMFFTNRMWDIPDGDGTTSTVSTMDTKINQDSDGCITKLRDLKREPRDNLGEDSNDAVQALDNTISNLEMEIAVARATQESVLNGSPVSEGLNDIESTGKRKYLMVIGINTAFSSRKRRDSVRATWMPYGDKRKRLEEEKGIIIRFVIGHSSTYGGILDKAMEAEERKHGDFLRLDHVEGYLELSAKTKIYFATAFSMWDAEFYIKVDDDVHVNIGTLGTTLAMHQSKKRVYIGCMKSGPVLAHKGVRYHEPEYWKFGEEGNKYFRHATGQLYAISNGLARYISINRHLLHKYANEDVSLGAWFIGLDVEHIDDRRLCCGTPPDCEWKAQAGNLCVASFDWSCSGICRSHDRIKEVHRRCGEDQGIQVHYID, from the exons ATGTCTTACAAAAGTAGAGGAAGTGGAGGAATTGAGTTGCCTTCAAGAAGTTCTGTTTCTAAGAAATGGACTCTTTTTCTTTGTCTTTGCTGTTTTTTAGCTGGAATGTTCTTCACTAACAG GATGTGGGATATTCCTGACGGAGATGGAACTACATCGACAGTGAGTACGATGGACACAAAGATTAATCAGGATTCAGATGGTTGCATAACAAAGCTT AGGGATTTGAAGCGGGAACCACGGGATAATCTAGGGGAGGACAGTAATGATGCTGTACA GGCATTGGATAACACGATTTCAAATCTGGAGATGGAAATAGCTGTCGCGAGGGCAACACAAGAGTCTGTACTCAATGGGTCTCCTGTATCAGAAGGTCTGAATGATATCGAATCAACTGGGAAAAGAAAATATTTAATGGTTATCGGAATAAATACTGCTTTTAGTAGCAGAAAAAGGAGAGATTCAGTTCGTGCTACGTGGATGCCATATG GTGATAAAAGAAAGCGCCTGGAGGaagagaagggtatcattattcGCTTTGTTATTGGCCACAG CTCCACTTATGGTGGTATCCTGGACAAAGCTATGGAGGCAGAGGAGAGAAAACATGGGGACTTCCTTAGGCTG GATCATGTTGAAGGGTACCTTGAGTTATCTGCTAAGACGAAAATTTATTTTGCTACTGCTTTTTCTATGTGGGATGCAGAGTTTTACATCAAGGTCGATGATGATGTGCACGTAAATATAG GAACACTTGGAACAACGTTAGCTATGCATCAGTCAAAGAAACGGGTGTACATTGGGTGCATGAAATCCGGCCCGGTCCTCGCACACAA GGGAGTCAGATACCATGAACCTGAGTACTGGAAATTTGGCGAGGAAGGCAACAAATATTTCCGCCATGCTACTGGTCAGTTATATGCAATCTCGAATGGTTTGGCCAGATATATATCCATTAACCG ACACTTGCTACACAAGTACGCAAATGAAGATGTTTCATTGGGAGCTTGGTTTATTGGTTTAGATGTGGAGCACATTGATGATCGCAGGCTCTGTTGTGGTACCCCTCCAG ATTGTGAGTGGAAGGCTCAAGCAGGCAATCTTTGCGTTGCTTCTTTCGACTGGAGCTGTAGTGGGATTTGTAGATCTCATGACAGGATCAAGGAAGTTCACCGGCGGTGTGGGGAAG ACCAAGGAATTCAAGTCCATTACATTGATTGA